One segment of Armatimonadia bacterium DNA contains the following:
- a CDS encoding sugar-binding protein has protein sequence MQTSQALSVVVVLCALLACASCSGQALLTAYQTTQPPALDGVLTDPCWQAAVVSSPFLSASGQELPEAQTEVRVCWDDQTLYLGIEAREPYLDPKLNMLHLVKAEATGRDASVFSEDCLEVFLQPEPGAYYHFATNSGTGRYEARNRDAAWNGDWQCVTSRGMDRWTAEMAIPLSSLSAKPSGEWRANFARERSAVKELSTWCGLQNDFHATEAYGRLRFAESGPALGPVTVEARAGEVTLRSNLRPSATGRATLEAQLQTGGQTVRAQTQASGNVALRLAPPATAATGEAKLTYRLLQDGVALLESAPMQTSLGGATADLTLGSADVRAEVLLNGSPVKAGAEATKLALRPGLNVLALTAEATGPHPGLEPELRLGQRPLPSRWLTRTQAPSEDWTQAVPGKDWARASEGELWPKDQPGVQRLWAVCAIYLPLQGPQLFPRTDTCYLPRGSRQFVRLNLHLPPELPTNGYSMFVEVPDSVRCVALDPLGSVTPGMTSEPISAEGGATMSRYRLHYSGVPGDGIELSLRWGDESGGTLAYQPSLRTGGTHDWRHLTAEVTAPAGAANVRPLVIKWQDRGIVGTAWVDNVVFRAADAKQNLLKMGTLDEPTWGNHGMLKPEGPDGSRCIKIVSTAETANRQQALWVDNQGSVPVKAGRKYVVEMDVRCADLRSPSSQPLVGLLLEAPGDMPLGEMPMYTYCEVLDGTVTEVPSRSRLVVLPALKNVQPARARICPCYYGSVFTTPEVAKAFADNCRASGITWTYGRSSNDVVPHLLPQGHKVILSLPWEPWSAPPGAAEWLEQHPELQARDFSGKPMLRAICPTWFLDEGKEPLAKLEEWVLRLVSTENCAGVDWDFEQSVLDPPTFCTCDRCLKEFRRYGKLPAEAVLTPQTLQGQYRRLWTDFRCEQNAQMVGKLREMLRKADRPIEFSIYSGYQGERTREHYGVDWFRMARFIDLAIAGYNGHRDEVYSTVEALGKVPFMGGELWYLSDRDSRSGAPRMETWRNRILRQYVESGCQGCLIWWLPPMEGGAFYATSEATELIARYEDYFVATQRCDARVTVTGLPETDWAAFAHGGKTLVLLMNFRGEQASAEVRFGDATTTRSVAPYGCEVVLLEDAED, from the coding sequence CGGCGGTGGTTAGTTCACCCTTCCTGTCTGCCTCGGGACAAGAACTTCCCGAAGCCCAGACAGAGGTGCGGGTGTGCTGGGACGACCAGACCCTCTACCTGGGGATCGAGGCGCGCGAACCCTACCTGGACCCGAAGCTGAACATGCTGCACCTGGTCAAGGCCGAGGCTACCGGTCGCGACGCCAGCGTGTTCTCCGAGGACTGCCTTGAGGTGTTCCTGCAGCCCGAGCCGGGGGCGTATTACCACTTCGCCACCAACTCGGGCACGGGACGCTACGAGGCCCGCAACCGTGACGCCGCCTGGAACGGCGACTGGCAGTGTGTGACCAGCCGGGGCATGGACCGGTGGACGGCGGAGATGGCGATTCCGCTCTCGTCGCTGAGCGCGAAGCCCTCCGGAGAGTGGCGCGCCAACTTCGCTCGCGAGCGCAGCGCGGTGAAGGAGCTCAGCACCTGGTGCGGCCTGCAGAACGATTTCCACGCGACGGAGGCCTACGGAAGGCTGCGCTTCGCGGAGTCTGGTCCGGCGCTGGGACCGGTGACTGTGGAGGCACGCGCCGGTGAGGTGACGCTTCGCAGCAACCTGCGTCCGTCAGCTACGGGTCGTGCGACTCTGGAGGCGCAGCTTCAGACAGGCGGCCAGACCGTCAGGGCCCAGACCCAGGCCTCCGGAAACGTGGCACTGCGACTGGCACCCCCGGCGACTGCAGCGACGGGTGAAGCGAAGCTCACGTACCGTCTGCTCCAGGACGGAGTCGCACTGCTGGAGTCCGCGCCGATGCAGACGTCCCTGGGTGGCGCCACGGCTGATCTCACACTTGGCTCGGCAGACGTGCGCGCCGAGGTTCTACTGAATGGCTCACCGGTGAAGGCCGGGGCTGAGGCCACGAAGCTGGCGCTGCGTCCGGGGCTGAACGTGCTGGCGCTGACGGCGGAGGCAACGGGGCCTCATCCAGGGCTGGAGCCTGAACTCCGCCTCGGGCAGCGCCCTTTGCCGTCGCGGTGGCTGACTCGCACACAGGCGCCGTCGGAAGATTGGACGCAGGCGGTTCCGGGCAAGGACTGGGCTCGCGCCTCGGAGGGAGAGCTCTGGCCAAAGGACCAGCCCGGTGTGCAGCGGCTGTGGGCCGTCTGTGCGATCTACCTTCCGCTCCAGGGCCCACAGTTGTTCCCGCGGACGGACACCTGCTACCTGCCGCGAGGTAGTCGCCAGTTCGTCCGGCTCAACCTGCACCTCCCGCCGGAGCTGCCGACGAACGGTTACTCGATGTTCGTGGAGGTTCCGGACTCGGTGCGCTGTGTGGCGCTCGACCCGCTGGGCTCGGTGACGCCGGGGATGACCTCGGAGCCGATCAGCGCTGAAGGTGGCGCGACCATGTCACGCTATCGGCTTCACTACTCGGGAGTGCCTGGCGACGGAATCGAGCTGTCCCTGCGTTGGGGTGATGAGAGCGGCGGGACGCTGGCATATCAGCCTTCCCTGCGCACCGGCGGGACTCACGACTGGCGTCACCTGACTGCAGAAGTCACCGCGCCTGCGGGGGCCGCTAACGTCCGGCCGCTGGTCATCAAGTGGCAGGACCGCGGGATCGTGGGCACGGCCTGGGTGGACAACGTGGTCTTCCGGGCGGCTGACGCGAAGCAGAACTTGCTCAAGATGGGCACGCTGGACGAGCCGACCTGGGGCAACCACGGAATGCTCAAACCCGAGGGGCCTGACGGGAGTCGCTGCATCAAGATAGTCTCGACGGCGGAGACCGCGAACCGGCAGCAGGCCCTGTGGGTGGACAACCAGGGGTCGGTGCCGGTCAAGGCAGGCCGCAAGTATGTCGTCGAGATGGATGTGCGTTGCGCGGACCTGCGCTCACCCAGTTCGCAGCCCCTGGTGGGGTTGCTGCTGGAGGCACCGGGAGACATGCCGCTAGGTGAGATGCCGATGTACACGTACTGCGAGGTCCTCGACGGGACCGTCACGGAGGTGCCCAGTCGCAGCCGCCTCGTGGTGCTCCCGGCCCTCAAGAACGTCCAGCCCGCGAGGGCGCGAATCTGCCCCTGCTACTACGGGTCGGTCTTCACCACGCCGGAGGTCGCAAAGGCCTTCGCCGACAACTGCCGGGCCTCCGGGATCACCTGGACCTACGGACGCTCGAGCAATGACGTCGTACCGCATCTGCTCCCGCAGGGCCACAAGGTCATCCTGAGCCTGCCCTGGGAGCCGTGGAGTGCTCCGCCGGGCGCCGCCGAGTGGCTTGAGCAACACCCCGAACTGCAGGCACGGGACTTCAGCGGCAAGCCGATGCTGCGGGCAATCTGCCCGACATGGTTCCTCGACGAGGGCAAGGAGCCCCTGGCGAAGCTGGAGGAATGGGTCCTCAGGCTAGTGAGTACAGAGAACTGCGCCGGGGTCGACTGGGACTTCGAGCAGTCCGTGCTCGACCCACCGACCTTCTGCACCTGCGACCGCTGCTTGAAGGAGTTCCGCCGGTATGGCAAACTCCCAGCGGAGGCGGTGCTGACGCCGCAGACCCTCCAGGGACAGTATCGGCGGCTGTGGACCGACTTCCGCTGTGAGCAGAACGCGCAGATGGTCGGGAAGCTGCGGGAGATGCTGCGCAAGGCGGACCGCCCCATCGAGTTCTCCATCTACTCGGGCTATCAGGGCGAGCGCACGCGTGAGCACTACGGCGTGGATTGGTTCCGCATGGCCCGGTTCATCGACCTCGCGATCGCCGGCTACAACGGGCACCGCGATGAGGTCTACAGCACGGTCGAAGCGCTGGGCAAGGTGCCCTTCATGGGCGGCGAGCTGTGGTACCTGTCCGACCGTGACAGCCGAAGTGGCGCACCTCGTATGGAGACCTGGCGGAACCGCATCCTCCGTCAGTACGTCGAGAGCGGCTGTCAGGGCTGCCTGATCTGGTGGCTGCCTCCAATGGAGGGTGGGGCGTTCTATGCTACCTCCGAGGCGACGGAGTTGATCGCCCGCTACGAGGATTATTTCGTGGCCACCCAACGCTGCGACGCGAGGGTCACGGTGACGGGGCTTCCCGAGACCGACTGGGCTGCCTTCGCCCACGGGGGGAAGACACTGGTGCTTCTGATGAACTTCCGGGGGGAGCAGGCAAGCGCTGAAGTGAGGTTTGGGGACGCGACGACGACCCGCTCGGTCGCGCCCTATGGCTGTGAGGTAGTGCTGCTGGAGGACGCCGAAGATTGA
- a CDS encoding PAC2 family protein — MEQLKLRSRPAMEAPSLVLAFTGWMDGGHVSTGTVEHFRRELAAIKIGEIDPNDFQVLHLPILSGPVTLVADGEVATVRAVSGMEQAGLLRPHCAIQNGLVRQLSFSKNELYAAPEDNLLLFSGEEPHLHWRQFADCLLEVVETFGVRTIVFVGSVAAAVPHTREPRAHASVSRPELRARMSSLNVSFSDYEGPAGFVTYLITRASERNADMYSLVVDIPHYPLLEIPTYTPSLVRGISVASQLLGIRVDTSGLQETAQAIRTRLKELMGENEEFRELVRKLEEAYDAEAKAADDEIMRRLIDGIDPV, encoded by the coding sequence ATGGAGCAACTGAAGCTGCGCAGCCGGCCGGCCATGGAGGCACCCTCTCTGGTGCTGGCCTTCACCGGATGGATGGATGGCGGGCACGTCTCCACGGGCACCGTGGAGCATTTCCGGCGCGAGCTCGCCGCCATCAAGATCGGCGAGATCGACCCCAATGACTTTCAGGTGTTGCACCTCCCCATCCTGTCGGGCCCGGTGACGCTGGTCGCCGACGGCGAGGTCGCGACGGTGCGAGCGGTCAGCGGCATGGAGCAGGCTGGCCTGCTCAGGCCCCACTGTGCGATCCAGAACGGCCTGGTGCGTCAGCTCTCCTTCAGCAAGAACGAGCTCTACGCGGCGCCCGAGGACAACCTGCTGCTGTTCTCGGGTGAGGAGCCGCACCTGCATTGGCGTCAGTTCGCCGACTGCCTTCTCGAGGTGGTGGAGACCTTCGGCGTCCGCACGATCGTCTTCGTGGGGAGTGTCGCAGCCGCGGTCCCGCACACCCGGGAGCCCAGGGCACATGCGTCGGTCTCACGCCCGGAGCTGCGCGCCAGGATGTCCTCTCTCAATGTCAGCTTCAGCGACTACGAGGGACCGGCCGGCTTCGTTACCTACCTCATCACGCGGGCCAGTGAGCGCAACGCCGACATGTACTCCCTCGTGGTGGACATCCCGCACTATCCGCTCCTGGAGATTCCCACCTATACCCCAAGCCTCGTGAGGGGAATCAGTGTGGCGTCGCAACTGCTCGGGATACGGGTGGACACTTCGGGTCTGCAGGAGACGGCTCAGGCGATCCGGACCCGACTGAAGGAGCTGATGGGGGAGAACGAAGAGTTCCGCGAGCTGGTCAGGAAGCTCGAGGAGGCCTACGACGCCGAGGCGAAGGCAGCCGACGATGAGATCATGCGACGCCTCATCGACGGCATCGACCCGGTCTAG